Within Bradymonas sediminis, the genomic segment TCCGACGGGTTGGTCCCCTATAGCGTCAACACCAAGCTCTATAGCGACCATAGCTCCAAATTTCGCTTCATCGCGCTGCCGGACGGCCAAAAGATCAACTTCCACGAGGCGGAGATGTGGGAGTACCCGGTCGGCACGACCATCGTCAAAACCTTCTATTTCCCCGACGATCTGCGCGCCCCGGAGGGGGAGCGTCGATTGGTGGAAACGCGCCTGATGCGGCGCGACGAAAACGACTGGAGCACGCACACCTATCTTTGGGACGAGGAGCAATCCGAGGCGGCGTCCTTCCTGGCCGGCAAAAATATCGACGTGACCTATATCGGCGAGGACGGCGAGGCGGTCGACGCGAAGTACCGCATCCCATCACGCAGTGACTGCCGCAATTGCCACGCCTCTGGCAATAAAACGGTCCTGCTCGGACCGCGCACCCGTCAGCTCAATCGCCTCAATGATTATGGCGACGGCCCGGTCAATCAGCTTGAGCATTTCGCCGCGCTGGGCATGTTTGATACGGCGATACCGCCGGTCGACACCCTGGACAAACTCATCGACCCCAAGGACACCAGCTTCCCCTTGGAGCAGCGCGCGCGCACTTATCTCGAGGGCAATTGCGCGCATTGCCATAACCCGGGCGGCTCCGCCCGAAACTCGGGTCTTTATCTGAACATCGACGAGGAGCAGCCAATGGCCTGGGGTCGCTGCAAAACCCCGGTGGCCGCAGGAAAAGGCGCAGGCGGGCTTTATTATGATATCTACCCCGGCAAACCCGAGGAATCGATCATGATTTACCGCATGGACTCCATGGAAGCCGGCGTCAAAATGCCGGAGCTCCCGCTGACCACCATCGACCATTTCGGCGTCGACCTCATCAGTGAGTGGATCGCCGCGATGCCCGGCGATTGCCCGCCAGTAAATTAAGAGCACGGCGCCAAAACCGACTGCGCAAAGAGCAAAAAGCCGCGCCCCGGGAGGTGAACCTCCCGGGGCGCGGCTTTTTTTATCTATCTTCAAATCGATTCGGCTCAATCACCCTGATTGACCTTCTCGGGCATCTCGAAGCTCAGTAACTCTTCCGTACTCTCCGGCAGGCGCTCAAATTGGCGCTCCAGCCCGCGTACGACATGCAAAATCCCCTGCCCTTCGGGGACTTCGGGGTTCTCTCCGTAGAGAAGCGCGTGGCGCGCAGCGTTGAGCTGGCGGATATACGCGCCTTTGACGTCGCGCACCGAGTTGAGCGCGTATTCCATCACGCCGCCGATCACCAGGGTGCCAAGCACACCGCCGGCCAGGCCCACCGCGCCGACCCAACCCGGCACCTGA encodes:
- a CDS encoding SO2930 family diheme c-type cytochrome; its protein translation is MSRPNALLLRASLLALVAAATLIGCSDDANDGQTSTCELTLPPVGEYFDNLSDYCFFRGDLAAHIPSDGLVPYSVNTKLYSDHSSKFRFIALPDGQKINFHEAEMWEYPVGTTIVKTFYFPDDLRAPEGERRLVETRLMRRDENDWSTHTYLWDEEQSEAASFLAGKNIDVTYIGEDGEAVDAKYRIPSRSDCRNCHASGNKTVLLGPRTRQLNRLNDYGDGPVNQLEHFAALGMFDTAIPPVDTLDKLIDPKDTSFPLEQRARTYLEGNCAHCHNPGGSARNSGLYLNIDEEQPMAWGRCKTPVAAGKGAGGLYYDIYPGKPEESIMIYRMDSMEAGVKMPELPLTTIDHFGVDLISEWIAAMPGDCPPVN